Genomic window (Salvia splendens isolate huo1 unplaced genomic scaffold, SspV2 ctg178, whole genome shotgun sequence):
AATAAGAAATGGGGGAGGAGGGAGGGACTGGAATTCATGAAACCAAAGTTTAAActaatattattttcaattaaatataaaactaaATTATTAAATACACCAAGTTTTTTTGTCAATTATGTTGAGGTATTTGGCGTAACGCTATCAAGTAGTAATACAGATCCAAAGACTACAGCTTTTAACGTATTGAATGATTACACCACTAAATAAGAAAGAATAATAAATATTGAATGATAGTTCATACTTATAAAATGTAGTTGAGTAAACCATTAACTTTGTAATTAATGTCAATTTTGCGTGCAATTTGAGAAATAAGACATTGTTGAATCATGAAATTGGGACCACGTGCATGACACATGCTGTAGCGCAAGAATCGAACAATATGGACGCCTAAGTCCCAACTATTTAGTTTTCGGGCAAATTGCCTGTAAAGTTATGAACTTTCAAAATAGTTTGATTTTTCCGACTGATAGATTTCCGACACAAACTTATCCTACATAGCGTGCCAGAGGCTGATTTGACAAATGGCAAATTTAGGGTTCAATTCGAATTGTGGAATTAATGTTAATTTTATGCGGAATTCGATTTTTGGAATTTGATTTGTGTGTTTATGTAAATTTGTGGAATTTGGTTTGTATATTTTCACTTGTGCTACTTGTATGTTTGTGATAAGTTAAAGGTCAGAGATTACAAAGATAGAAGAGAAACAATTAGAATTAGTGGAGTTTTGCCAAGTCACGCCTCCGACGTGCTATGTAGGATAAGTATGTGTCGGATATCTATCGGGTCGGGTCGGATGAGAAATTTACATACTTCGGTAaaattcatgacttttcatgcaacatttaaagtttaCGGGGAAAACCAAACTATTGGGAAAGTTCATGACATTACAAGCAATTCAcccttagttttataattatttatctttattttattcaccCACCCTTAAAAATCACACTATTcatattttatgaatataataaaactaataatttcaattgaaaattaaaacgCATCATTAACATGTCTAAAGCGTTTCCAAAAAAAAGGTTACTATTTGAGTCCaagaacaatttttttttatttaaattaattttgaaatttgaaaatgaaaaaaattataaattaataagtaAAACTGAAGAATCTAAAGaacgaaaaaaaataaaaaaataaaacgtAGGAAAAAAAATGCTCGATGGGGCTTGTCCAAATAGAAACAAAATTGCTAACCAGATTATTAACGCATACTAATGAAAGCCCAAATAATTAGTTAAGCTAATGCTAAATCATAGTATGCAttttctcttaatttaatttgcaACACAGCATATTTTGCTGTTTATTCCGATTACCAACTCTGTAATAAAAATTTCCCTTATtaagaaacaatatttattttttaggaaagtAATGTTATTAATGAAATATACAGAATTCTTATAACTATAATTCACAGGAATACGATTCAGGATAGATTATACACATCATGTGTTTGTAATATCAAGAAAAATAATGAATCTATATACTTTTATCTATCCATCTATATAAAACCCCTCCACCTCCATCCTTTTGATACAATGAATctatatacaaaaaaaattttaattccatatTAGTATACTGTATAGCAATCCTCGGCTCGTCGGAATCCTCAAGAACGGTGTTTCGACCGCCCTTGTGCCGATGACAAACGTTGAGTTCATGTTCCATCGGAAGTCGGAACCGTAGCTCCATGATGAGATCGGTATTTGTTCAATTTATTTTACATGCTTAAAGATATAATTTTATCATACTCCAATtgattgaaaatatatataGGTATCTTAGGTCTCATTTTAATCACGTGTTGAAAATTATCTTaagtttaaataaatatataattggaTATAATTGCTGTGATCCCATTATTCCCGTTTTTATTTGAACTTTCTTGATAGGACTAAACTCTTGATAAGCTAAGTTTAGATATGCATAAATTGCTGTGCATCCCATTGCAATATTGATAGATCAATGCAAAAGTATTAGAATTGTGTTAAGATTTTTTGTCCAATATTGTCCATTGTTTGTGCTATGACATATTTGTTGAGAGACGCCTCAAAAATTCATAAATGCCGTTGACTAAGAAAATTGTTgccaattgaaactaaaaatataacatataactgtcccacatcggtgtcaaaagaaaactgaaactagtatataagtctcatgggtccctcctcctatcaccaattggttttaagatggaacccatggatttctatcatggtatcagagcgggccttCGACTAtgggtcaaatttaattgacccagcagtatatctgggccgaaaccgaaaaaatgactgacccagcagtatatctggacttcaaaaaaaaatttgggccaagtggtccaaccgatcaaaaaaaaaattggaccgattgtccaatcgattagaaaaaaaagtccaacccctccaaggtgaAAAAAAGTccaagtctcatgggcccctcctcctatcaccaattgattttaggatggaacccatgatTTCTATAAAAAATGCTCAAATGAATTCTACTCAATGATTTACGACAATCTTAACATTATGTCGCTGAGGTTATAGATCATGGAGTaaaattcatttcatttttgaatTTATGAGGAATCTTTTGACAAACATGCCATATATACAAACGATGGACGTGGGCAAAACATCTCTCACGATAATTTTGACACTCATGATTATTGATCCTACAACATTATAGAAGGTTAATAAAAACCAACCCCATCATAAAAATCTCTGAGAAAGATCATTTACAATCACAAATTAATTTATCTCCATAGATAAAACCCAACCACTTCAGTTATTCAACTTGCTACATATCAGTTGGGAAAGCAATAAGTAGGTTTAAATTCTACATTAAATTCTTCATTAATACTAAACCTTCTCCACTTGCATAATTAATCAGTTTTTGGGTGGTTTGGAAGATGACTTCCTTTTCCTTGGAATGCATTTCCCTCTCATCAGCCCCTTCTTCACTTCTTCCTCTCCTTCCTCTTCCCCTCCTAAACCAGTCTTGGCACAGAAGGCAGAGATAATGCGGCGACCATCACTGACAATAAATAACAAACAAGAAATACAATTgtgtttactttattttctctcttattttattcttttctaaCTAACACACTAAATTAACTATGTACAGAAACTTGTTGTAAGACCCGCTCTTCTGTTACcctttttttatatgtttaatgTCGAACTAGACAAATGTCACTCTTTGGTTCCGATTGAAATAAATATAACTTGTTACCCCTTTTGTTGATACTTAATGTTGTTAGTTTGCGAAAGAAAATTTAAAGTGAGAATCGAAAAAACCAACACGGTTTTCATAATTATGAAACATAACAAACGTCGATAAAGATCATGAAGGTTTTTTCCGAACTAAAAGCGTTCGACTATATTTTATATACGTCAAGATACTCCCTTAATTACTTTCTTTTACACACAAGTTGTTGGGAAGGAATGCAAAAATACAAGAATAATAAACAGCAGGCCTTTTCTCTTCAAGCACGAACTACACCCCTTTTCGAGGCCCGATGGTTCGGCTCGTTGGTGGGGGGCTGTCGGCCCGAAGGTCGGCCCAAATAGCACTTCCTCCTATGGGTACAACCTGCAAGATACAAACAAAAGTTAATGAATAAGACACTAGAAATTAAACAAGCCTAAACTAGGATGAGGGACAACCCCTCTTTAGTAAAGGAGGACCAAGGACTTACCCAAGAAGGGAAGCCAATGCGTGCAACATCCACTCCTTGTACACTATGCAAcaccaacaaaaaaaacaaaaatgcaaGAGTCCTTATCTCCTAGTAAAACAACAATTGCCATACTACAAGATCAAAGAGAAAGGAGATATGTTGTGGGATGAGGACAAACTGAAATAGCAGCCTCTTAATGCTCCTAAGTACACTACCCTTTGCCTATAAGAACCCCTCCATACCACCTTCAAATTCCCCTCCCACATACCTTGATAAGTTCACCATCATAGCAAGTTTGAGAGTGTGAGTTCTAGGAGCAGAGGATCAAAAGAAAAATAGTAACTACTTTGAAAAGGTAATACACTTCCATTCCTTCCAAATAATATTTCATATCATCATGTAGTATATAAACCTCAAGCATGTTAGAGCACCACCATTTCAAAATCATGACACGATGGAAATATGTAAGAAACAGTAAAAAAACACTACCACACCCTCTGCTTTTGTTTCAAGACATCATGCTAGGCTCAAGAATATAGAATCATGGCTTTAGGAACCTCATAACAGTGGCTAATTTAATTAGTTGGGCCGAGGGACATAaatgggaagaagaagagggctagtAATGAAGGTTTAATTAGAAGCTTGAGCCTAAAAGTATTAAAGAAAAGAATggactaatttattttttttagttgggcCAAGTGAATAAGTTAAATGAACTAGTTGCTAATTTAAATCATGGGCTCTCCTAAGTTGCTCGATCGAATAATCGATGTTGAGTAATGATTCGCTAATTAATTCCGCGATGATGAATATAAACCTTGGAATTATTTTAGTGCTTGAATTTTGGATAGAAGATAATGCTCAAGGACTTTTCTatgaaataagaaaaagaataaaatgatCATGCACTTAGGAATGCATTAACTCTAAGTTTATTCGGCTtcctaaagcctaatttaagtatattttatttttttttcttttttttctaaagGGACGTCTCCGCAAAGTAATACCTAGTCAAGAAAACTTTCTGTTAAGCAATTACgcttttgaggtgggcattCTTTTTAAAATGTGACTTTTAGCATGCTTTTAGTGAAAATTGCTATACATGTTTTGCTTTATGAATACCTATCtgctttgttttgttttatgaatacctatctgcttggctatgcCAATTATGTTTAACCGAATTCGgatcccagtagggccgcaaaccctactcggactagtgtacaaatatggggatcgtgagctagctttcgagttggccggtctcgTAGAAtttggccacattcccggttcacatacgtttcagatatggtatctatGTTATGTGATTGAGCAATCAGTTCTATGAATAAAAGGAAATTTTAGTGACTCGAGCTTTTTAAGTAAAACCCCATGCTCGCTCAACTGTGGCTGACAAAATTTTAACGAAACTTATGATTTTTGGCAAtgtgcccactgagtatatcaagtactcagccttgtatgttttttttctaaCGTGCAGATTGAACGTGGACGAGGAGCAAAGTGTTGAGCAATGGCAATAATAAGTAGTACTAAGATGCCTAAAGAAGTGTGTCTTCACATATACTTATTTGACTTGGTCTCTTCCGCTACACTAGTAATTTTGTATTAAGACTTCATAAACCTAGTTATCGTACTCTGATTTTGATTGGCAATGTACCACTTTCGCATTTGAAACTAATGTTTGAACTTGACTCACCATCTACGCTTATCTCTTCCTACCTTTAACTTTTATTTAGTCACGATATAGTCACGCTTACTATCACTAGtaagatgtggtcgtgacacttGTCCCGATTAAAAAATGTGTTATTTCGAATGGCATGAAATATAGTTCACCTTTCTTGATTGTACGAAGACGACTTCTTGAGCCACGGGCTCGTTCGCACAATCATTTGTCATAGATTCCACAATGCTACCGCTGAAGTACTCCTTCTCCTCGGCCTGAGAGTTCCCGAACCTCGGATTCTCCGACATGTAGCTGATCATCACCCGCTCATCCTCGGTCGCCATCTTCGCCGCCTTGCACATCACCCCCTTATGAAGGCTACTCCCGCCTCCTCCGCTGCAGCTCTTCCTCCCGGGCACGTGCTCCTTCACAGAGGCCGGGAGCACGGCCCTCCTGAACGAGCCCGTGCCCCCACACGCGATGAGGCTGAGCAGCATGGAGTTCCTGCTCAGCATCGGCTCGCTCCCGATGGGATCAGCCTCGCTGGGGGCAGGGAGGCCGTCGCTCTGGGGGTTGTCGGAGggggtggaggaggtggtggagggTGGCGAGGAGAGCGAGTTCGTGTCAAGGTTGAGCTCGGTGCGGGGGCTGATGCCGCTCATTAGCGAGTGCTTGTGCTTGATTTCTTCCTCGGCTTTTCGGTGGAGACGCCTCTCGAACAGGTGGTGTGCGTCGCGCCTTTCTCTTCGTATTCTTCGTCTTCCTCCTCTTCGACGTTCATCATTTCCTGCTTCGGAGATGGATTTCGGCATTTTGCAGGGTACAGATTTGCTTCCTAGTGCTGGAATTGCTGAACATTGCCGAATTGTAGGTGGTGCAGCTTCTCTAAAATTCATCATTTTCAATTGGATTTTGTTATAGTGACAAACAAACAAAGTGTGCTTTCTATGGACAAATTGGTCTAAAAAAACAATGAAATTCGGTCAAATTATGATTAATTTAGAAATTAGACGAAAAAATCATAAAGTTCAAATTTGTCGCCATTACTTTACtatgagatttttttttaccaaatcGTATCTAATATCGGTTGCACGGATGTGAATGTCCCCAATTCGTTAAACTTTGTGTCTAATAATGCATGACAGAACAAAATTCgaccaaaattcataattaacAAACAAACCTAAACATATTTccgtcaaattttaaaaattagtataTGTCGGACCAAATTTCGaccaaaattcatgattttaatAATCAGATCCAAACATCCAAATTTccatcaaattttaaaaattataggacagaccaaaattcatgattttaacgaaaaaaataatgaagttAATTTACCAGTGCAGTCGACAAGTACTTCACATACCTTGAGCACATATTCACCTCCTTCCGATGGTAAAATCACATCATTTTGAGCCAAATCATTCCACACATACCCATTCTTGTAGCTCCTATATTCCTTAAATCACAATTTATCTCTACAAATCAAAGgtaaaaaggtaaaaaaaaatagttctaATAATTACCTTTTTGCAGGACCAGGATTAAAGGGAAGGCATGCCTTTACCTCTCAACACTTTGAGCCGATCCAACACATCTAccaaaataaaatgcaaaagtTGATTAAATGTACAATTCATGTAAAATTGAAGGAGTgggaattgaaaaaaaaaactttcaaACGAAGGTGTTGATGGGAAAGATGAGAGACTTGAATGTTCTATGTAAGATTAATTGTATCTGTAGTCTTATATAGTAAAACACATAAATATTTGATTACACATATTCGACATAACAAGAAAATTAAATAGTACATGAATATTCtttaaattaagaaattttGTATGAGAAATGACTTTGGCTTTAATTAGGTATTTCTAGTATGTTATTGCTTGTGTATAAAAATAGTTTCAAgagaaatatataatttttccCCCAATTATTCGTTATTCAATCAATCCATGTAAAACGAATTGGTGAATAAATGATATACTCCTATTctttttttcttggaatttcgGTTTTAATTTTAAGAGTTAAAAGCTTTTAGGTTGGGACATTAATGTGTGGCTCCTCTGTTCAATTTTGGTagttaaaagaaaatagtggACTATAAATTATTGTGAGGAAATAGCTAGTTTTGGACATCATGGGCAGAAtgcaaaaaaattattaaaaatcagTCGAATTCAACATAACTTCAGAATGTATCGGTTCTTCTCTAATCTTCGAAATTATAAATAAGTTAATTCTGTAATCGAACAATGAAAATTATCCAACTTTaattttcactaattaaataaaatgtaatggTTATATATCAAACAAGAACTCATTCAACATATGTGTAACAAGTGATAAGTTAACCTTGATATCATTGTTATTAACCAAATAGAACAACTCTTCTTCAAAGATTAATCTATCAAATGAGGTAGTTGTACTaattttttgatatttattGTTAATGCAGTTGATATGTGACAATTCAGTCCCATTAACATaaatttagtaaaataaaacaatataaaatatgtcaacgTTCACCTAAACGATGCAAAATCACACACAACTTCTGAAATTCTATATTCAAAAGTCTGAATTTGGGAACCTAATTAAATCTTTAATCATTATCAATTATCCATTATATGGCTTTGGATTCCATATTTGCACCAACTGCCTAATCATTTGTGTATGCTTTTACTTTTACTAAATCGACTTGTAATTATTAACTTCATTGACGCTCGTTGCTTCAATCATACTCATGATTTGTGATTGGAGAAATTAATCACACTTTTCCCAATCTAATATGTCTACCTTTTAGGGATGAATTACaatttttatactattatatCCTTCACTACATTTTCAATTTCAATGATCAGTGCATGTAATAAGTAGTACTAATAAGTAATCCGTAGCGAGACATTTCATTTTCacacttgttttgaaaaaatgaagaTAAATAGTTAAAGAGGAGATAAAATTAGGTATGAGAGCGAATAATGTAGAAGAGACTGGGATATAGGGATATACCATATctattttcatgtttttttagtcaaaatttaattagttgtacaaatattctctctctgATTTAGCCCAATTGGATTCTCTGTACAATttctgaaattactgaatctaCCGCAGCATTGGGCTTAGAGGCCCAATTAAGGCAGGCCTATTAAACTAGATTCTCCTTGTCACGAATCTTGTTTCATCCCATGTTTTGTTATGGGTATTAATGTGGAatctaatttaattattcaaattaaattgtGAAACTTGAGAATATCTCAGCTTTAACTTAGTCAGAGTAccccctccgtccgccattaggagtctcatttcttagcggcacgagttttaagaaatgttaagaaaagtgggtggaaaaaagttagtagaatatgagtcctacttgtatatattagttttaaatgaaatatgagtggaatgagttagtggaatgtgtgaccctattatcatttacggtaaaaatgaaccgggacttctattcgcggacggattaaaatgaaaaaacaggactcctattcgcggacagagggagtatttgttttcttttaagaataaacaatttttctttttatttaaatagacAGCAACTCTAACCTTCAAAATGTAACTTTAGCATATACTATTATCTAGTTGAATTCATTACCAATATAAAATGTTTACTACATAGCTTAAGCCAAATCTCTGTTAACAAATAAGTTCACTTGATTGCAATCAGACTATTTTAGGTTAGGTAGAGTTTTGGACGGGACCGAGCCGTGCTAAAGGGACAAAATGTAAACTGGGCTTGGCTTGGCCCAGAGTACTAGACGATTTACACTAAGCGTAGAGGGATCGGGAGGTTATGGACAAGCCGGACATGGTTCAGAGGAAAGACCCGGCGGGCTCAGGCCGAGCCAACCAAACTGATTGCCATCTCTATGTGAAAATATTGAGTCTATGTTCAATGTAAAGTAGTAATACTTACTCGTCCCTTCAACTTTTTAAGTTCGTAGCAAGTAGGGTAAAAAAATCACATTAGAAACCACGTTGATTTAGTAGTGTCAAATAGGATAAAAAAAAGGCACGTAAGTTAGTCGAATATGGTAATTGACCTGCCgtggaaaataacaaacaacATGTAACATTTGTGATATTTAGAcaaattttaaagttcatggaaAATATCGAAATTTGgccaaagtttatgattttggGAACCAAtatcttttaaatttattgatttataAATAGAGTTACTATTTATTCGATTATGTGGGCCCCATGTATATAAATCAAATccagatttatttctatttgttCCATACCATGGAAGGTGAACATGCCCTAAGTCTATAAGGATGAGAGAGAAGTAATGGACAAGTTCAATAAATTTGTTTACAGCAAATTGAGGGCTATGGGCCAAATCACCCAGAAAATTGGGTATTTGGGTTATGTAAAGGTGTTTAAGAAGCCCAATTACATACAGATGGGCATGAGTTGATAGcccaataatattaaaaatttgatGAATCAATTTCTTCAATCAATTACACATTTGAAATCTAAATTAAAACGTGTCATCTCAATAGAATTAAATCATTCATATTTTGAATCCTAAATACTTACAGATAATTAGAAATCTAAATTGCTAAAAACgtgatcaattataaaatcattGTTTAAGAATATAAGATATTAATAGtagttttttcctttttactttaAAACGTGTCATCCAGATGATTAAACACTCAATAGCATAAAatcattcaaattttgaaagctaatatttatttaaagataattttagaAACTATTTTAGTTTAAGGGTGTCGAAATAATAATGTAGTTATAGCTTTTCATAACAATCTTCACATAAACAAATCGTATAAAATAAGAATgcaaattataatttaaaattttattaatatcaaATGTGAGAGACATCTAGAACTAAAAAAACTTGGATTACCGACGGAAACGATATTACCTAAGAAATTTCCAACGGATCCGGAAGCTCGTAGTGCAAAGGTAAAAATAATTTCCTGGTAAATATAGGAATTATAATCAACAGAAATTTTAGTCGAtaaaattgttgttttttttagtaTAGGTTGGGATATTAAGCAAATTAGCACCACTAACCCTAAGGCTAGATAGATACGATCTACAATGCTACATAACATTCCTAAGAAATCTTTTATAGACCAAAAGCAATCGAACGTGGACAAACATAGCCAAGAATATAGTGACAATAAGCTTAGTTGTTAGGAAACATCAATGATTCTTTTCGAATTGATTGGAATCTCATAGTTGGGAACTTGTGATACTCTATATTTAACTATTATTTCACCCTAGCTAGTTATAGTACCAGTGAAATAAATAGTCATAGATTATAATCCTTGATTGTTATATACACTTATGTAAATACTATTCCCTCcatctcataatagatgtcacactttactttttagtttgtctcataaaatatattacattttttttttggaaaaagttctctcaaacattaatataaatatattattttctctcttcatgtAACACACAAAactaacatctcctaaaatctcttGCTATTCTCCAActatgtcatctattatgggacgggggagtactaATTTTGTCCCCGAACAATAAACTAATTAAGAAAAGAACCTAAAGAAATATTCCTCTAAGAAAATATATTGTTATGTTGTGTAATGTTTAGGGCATCATTAAATACATTCACTTGTTGTAACATTTCAATGTGTTCAATTGTTTTATTTAGTCCCTCCGTCTACtaattatgaaaaatataatGTATTATCACATCATTCATCCACTTCCAAATATCTTGGTAGTGTATAATATGAATTTGATGCAAATTTACAAAGTAAAAAAGATCGAGGTGGAGAGAAATTTAcaaagtaaaaaatttaatgttGGAGGCTCAAATTATTGTTAATATTTATATGGTATTTTTGGTAACGAGGTCGTTAAAAGTAGTCGTAATGTAAGAGCAACATGGGTTCTGAGAAACATGAATAATAACGAGGGAAATAATACGATTATCAATAATTTTGCAACTTTGATTATCTCAATATCATATAATAATATTCGTATCCATAACATTTCGTTGAACTACACGTAGCATGAAAAGAAATTGATGCACAAATTAAATATCAAAGTTAATTACATGGCAACTTTAGGATTTGGCACATGAGCGAAGACTACTTTGGTGAAGAAGGTGTGAGGGGTTTCCCCATAGCTCATAGGCATAAGGTATCATTAAGTGGAGTATTTATCTTTGAGGCCAACTTGCTAGTTTTCTACAAATGATGCTAGATGAGCTAGGGGTGTATAGAGTGTCGGTTTCTCGTGATTTTTTGGTTTACTGTGGATTGTCGATTCTTGATGGTTGTTGTCGGATGTTTCCCTCCTCTTGTTTCTATTTCTCTTTTTCGACTCTTGTTTAGTAGATTTTCTTTTTCGGGTATGGGCTAGGCTGATCTTGAGGATGGGCTTGTCTGTGTGTCTTTTGTGTGTGTCTTTTGATGTATTTTTAAGCAATAAAACTCATTTTGAATTGTtacaaaaatacacaaacttataAGCTGTTTCTACGAACATATCTTTCTTGCATGTTCATGTTCATATTAGTAAATGAATAAGTTTTAGGAAATACTAATACAAACTAAGttagaaaaaattaatagaatgagGATCTTATCtttatatattacttttatagTACTAAAGTGTAGTAAATGAAATCATGAAATATTAGAAtgtggatttatttattaaaaatgaaataaaatacttaataactgatttctcaaaataaaaatatgagacatttaataatggatgaagagagtaatataattataatgaaaaaaatacgaAAGTTTTGTGTAGACACTATACTTTGTGTTTTATATCAGAAAAAAACAAGATTAAAGTATCATAACACAAAATTCTAAGCAATTGGCTAACTAATTTAAGGAATGGTGATGCTTTTAACACCCACTTTTCGAGTACATGAGTTGTTGGTGGTGTTAGAAGGGTCCCTCCAATGACAACACTAATCCCATAATTAATTTGTTGGGTTAatgttaattaatcccatagaAAATTCACtagttatttatttatcttttatgtTGTTTTACAGCCTTGTCACATTATGTCAAGTTGCACTATAATGCCCGACCCCAATAATAGACACATTTTGTCACATAATTatgttgaaaatgatttttataagaCTTTAGCATTGCCTAACAAGGTGACCGGTCTAGTATGTGACACAATTTTCTAATATATGGGTCACTTTCTTGAAcattagaataaaaaaaaggtgaAAATATCATACacatacttaattttttttgtcaaaaactCTACTTAGAGAAGTGACCATATTAAGAGAAGATTGATTGTTATGTCATATCATTATAATATACAGGATTTATGGGATGGTGGTAATATGCTTGCGTcacgtttatttttttaagagaatggtgaataatatttttatggTGTTCTTTTGAGTCATTAAGTGGCTTGAATTTCAATCAATT
Coding sequences:
- the LOC121789228 gene encoding protein SOSEKI 5-like isoform X1, whose translation is MMNFREAAPPTIRQCSAIPALGSKSVPCKMPKSISEAGNDERRRGGRRRIRRERRDAHHLFERRLHRKAEEEIKHKHSLMSGISPRTELNLDTNSLSSPPSTTSSTPSDNPQSDGLPAPSEADPIGSEPMLSRNSMLLSLIACGGTGSFRRAVLPASVKEHVPGRKSCSGGGGSSLHKGVMCKAAKMATEDERVMISYMSENPRFGNSQAEEKEYFSGSIVESMTNDCANEPVAQEVVFVQSRKCTRSGCCTHWLPFLGCTHRRKCYLGRPSGRQPPTNEPNHRASKRGVVRA
- the LOC121789228 gene encoding protein SOSEKI 5-like isoform X2, with the protein product MCSREAAPPTIRQCSAIPALGSKSVPCKMPKSISEAGNDERRRGGRRRIRRERRDAHHLFERRLHRKAEEEIKHKHSLMSGISPRTELNLDTNSLSSPPSTTSSTPSDNPQSDGLPAPSEADPIGSEPMLSRNSMLLSLIACGGTGSFRRAVLPASVKEHVPGRKSCSGGGGSSLHKGVMCKAAKMATEDERVMISYMSENPRFGNSQAEEKEYFSGSIVESMTNDCANEPVAQEVVFVQSRKCTRSGCCTHWLPFLGCTHRRKCYLGRPSGRQPPTNEPNHRASKRGVVRA
- the LOC121789228 gene encoding protein SOSEKI 5-like isoform X3, with the protein product MMNFREAAPPTIRQCSAIPALGSKSVPCKMPKSISEAGNDERRRGGRRRIRRERRDAHHLFERRLHRKAEEEIKHKHSLMSGISPRTELNLDTNSLSSPPSTTSSTPSDNPQSDGLPAPSEADPIGSEPMLSRNSMLLSLIACGGTGSFRRAVLPASVKEHVPGRKSCSGGGGSSLHKGVMCKAAKMATEDERVMISYMSENPRFGNSQAEEKEYFSGSIVESMTNDCANEPVAQEVVFVQSRKVVPIGGSAIWADLRADSPPPTSRTIGPRKGV